In the Pseudochaenichthys georgianus unplaced genomic scaffold, fPseGeo1.2 scaffold_516_arrow_ctg1, whole genome shotgun sequence genome, one interval contains:
- the LOC117442977 gene encoding alpha-1,3-galactosyltransferase 2-like, with translation YLANFVPVDNLPANGEGKLRHIINLDDTLHFGARQGVETRTSWKAPIIWEGMFESDLYDQKHIQNQTSVALTVFAVGRYLDAYLKTFLTSAEQHFMLGLKVTYYVFTDLPGKVPSIELAPNRNVKIMQVEKHSRWQDISMMRMKTISDAIESEIHHHCNYVFCFDVDQEFKGRFGSEALGDSVVLLHAWYYNAPKYKYTYDRNPRSKAFMETGDYYYHAAVFGGLLKKVKNLTDYCFLNIMEDKLNNVEALWHDESHLNKYFWINKPSRLLSPEYCWDQVIMEKRDINVMRLIWAPKDYVGLRP, from the exons GTATTTAGCAAACTTTGTTCCTGTGGACAACCTGCCGGCAAACGGAGAAGGAAAATTGAGACACATCATCAATTTAGATGACACTCTTCACTTTGG GGCCAGACAAGGGGTTGAAACACGTACATCTTGGAAAGCTCCTATCATCTGGGAGGGGATGTTTGAGTCCGATCTATACGACCAGAAGCACATCCAAAACCAGACATCTGTGGCCCTTACCGTGTTCGCTGTGGGAAG GTACCTAGATGCCTACCTGAAGACCTTCCTTACCTCTGCAGAACAACATTTTATGTTGGGATTAAAGGTGACATATTACGTGTTTACGGATCTACCAGGGAAAGTACCAAGTATCGAGCTTGCTCCTAACCGAAATGTAAAGATTATGCAAGTGGAAAAGCACTCCAGGTGGCAGGACATTTCTATGATGCGCATGAAAACTATATCAGACGCCATAGAATCAGAGATTCATCACCACTGCAACTATGTCTTCTGCTTTGATGTGGATCAGGAGTTTAAAGGAAGATTTGGCTCAGAGGCTCTGGGGGATTCTGTGGTTTTGTTACACGCATGGTATTACAACGCTCCAAAATATAAATACACCTATGACAGAAACCCCAGATCCAAAGCCTTCATGGAAACCGGAGATTACTACTACCATGCTGCTGTCTTTGGAGGGTTGTTGAAAAAAGTGAAGAATTTGACAGATTACTGCTTTTTAAATATCATGGAGGACAAACTGAACAATGTGGAGGCTTTGTGGCACGATGAGAGTCATCTAAACAAATACTTTTGGATCAACAAACCAAGCAGGTTACTCTCCCCTGAGTACTGCTGGGACCAGGTTATAATGGAAAAGAGGGACATAAACGTCATGCGCCTCATATGGGCACCTAAAGATTATGTGGGACTTCGTCCTTAG